CGGCGCTCATCGGCGACGACCGAGTCGCGCTCGAAGCGCGCCACGGCCGCCTGATCGCAAGGCCGCACCCGTCGATCCGCGGGATCATCGAGGCGCGCGGTCTCGGGCTGTTACGCGTCGCCTATGAGCCGGCCTGCGTCTTACGGGCCGTCATCGACCTCCTCGCGTGCGGAGAGTCGCCGAAACGATATCCCGATGAAGAGGAAGCAACGACTCGGTTGAGCGGCGTGACGCTGCCGCGTATGTTCGAAAACGCCGCAGAGGTCGGGGCGGTGGCGCGGATTGCAGCTTACATTCAGAACGTTGCGACAAATTGACGGGGTCCTGCTGTTTTCGCTTGCCTATTTCGCCGCGTTGCACAAAATGTCGCCCCTGTTGAGCGGGGCGATCACGGCGGGCGCAACGGCTCCTCCTGGGATGCAATTTGGCTCCGTTCGCCCTTGCGGGCCGACGCATTTTACGAGACATCGGCGCGCAAGAGACGTCTTCATGAGTGGTAGGGTCGTATGATCGGAATGGTCTTGGTGACCCATGGCCACCTTGCCACTGAGTTTCGCGCGGCGCTCGAACACGTCGTCGGACCTCAAAAGCAGATTGCGGCGATCTCGATTGGGCCCGAGGACGATATGGAGCGCCGGCGCGGGGATATCATTGAGGCGATCCGCGAGGCCGACAGCGGCGAAGGCGTGGTGCTGCTCACCGATATGTTCGGCGGCACGCCCTCCAATCTTGCAATATCCGTAATGGATGGCGGAAAGGTGGAGGTTCTCGCGGGGGTCAACCTGCCAATGCTGATCAAACTCGCTTCGGTCCGCGATACGCAACCTTTGGAGCAGGCGGTGCTGCAGGCGCAGGACGCCGGCCGCAAATATGTTTACATCGCCAGCAAAGTGCTCAACGCTAAATGAATGATCTCGTGACCGATAAATTGCATCAGACTGCGGCCGAAGACGCCATGTCGCGGGAGCTCGCGATCGTCAACAAGAAGGGGCTGCACGCCCGCGCAACCGCAAAATTCGTGCAGTGCTGCGAAAAATTCGACGCCGTCATCACTGTTTCGAGAGGCGACGAAACCGTTGGCGGCAGCTCGATCATGGGCATTCTGACGCTGGGCGCCAGCCAGGGCACGACCATCGCCGTCACGGCGACCGGACCACAGGCGAAGGCGGCGCTCGATGCGCTGGAGACGCTCGTCGCCAATCGCTTCGGCGAGGACGAATAGCTCGGCGAGACGCCGCCGGAAGCGATCGCAAGTTCTCACTTGCAAAACTTGCGCGCAAGCGGCCAGCCCTGTAGAGCGCGTTCGCCACACTCGCCATGTTATTCGAAGCAAACGCGAGTTGCGATTCGTCGCACGTTTGCTGAACCCTTCCCTGCTGGCAGGCGTCGTCAATGTCCGTCTTTAAAGTTTATGTGCGCGTGCTGGGGCTGTTGCGGCCTCAGGCGCGGCTTGCGCTCATACTGGTCGCGGCCAATCTGGCGCTCGCGATCTCGGCCTTCGCCGAGCCGATTCTCTTTGGGCGCATCATCGACCGCATGACGCGCGCGCAAGCGCCCGGCGCAACTTTGACGTGGAGCGATCTGCTGCCGCTCGTGTCCGCCTGGGCCGCCTTCGGCCTGTTTTCGATCGGCGGCGCCATCCTCGTCGGGCTCAACGCCGATCGTCTCGCGCATCGCCGGCGGCTTGCGATCATGTCGGATTATTTCGACCACGTTCTCAGCCTGCCGCTGAGTTTTCACACCAACGTCCACTCCGGACGTCTGTTAAAGATCATGCTCGACGGGGCGAACGCCATGTCGGGGCTGTGGCTGTCGTTCTTTCGCGAGAACTGCGCGTCCTTCGTTGCGCTTTTCGTGCTGTTGCCGGCGACGCTATTCGTCAATTGGCGGCTCGGCTCGCTGCTCATGGCGCTTGTCGTGATCTTCTATTTCGTGACGAGCTTCGTCCTGCGACGCACGGAAGATCTGCAGGGTCAGGTCGAGCGCTACAATTCGACGCTCGCCGAACATGCGTCGGATGCGCTTGGCAATATCCCGGTGGTGCAGAGCTTTACGCGCATCGAAAGCGAGTCGCATGCGCTGAACCGCATCATCGATGACGTCATCGCGGCACAAATGCCTGTTCTCTCCTGGTGGGCCTTCGTCGCCGTCGCCAGCCGCGCCTCGGCGACGCTGACGATTTTGGCGATTTTCCTTTTGGGAATCTGGCTGCATTTGCGCGGCCTCGCCACGATCGGCGAGATCGTCGCCTTCATGAGCTTTGCAACCATGCTGATCGCCCGCCTCGAACAGGCGGTCGGCTTCGTCAATGTCCTATTCCAGCAGTCCGCGAAGATCGCGGAATTCTTCGGCGTCATCGACACGCCGGCGAGCGTCGCCGATCGCCCGCATGCCCGCGACGCGGAGCGGCTTGTGGGCGCGGTCGAATTCGACAACGTCACCTTTGCCTACGACGGACGACGGCCCGCGGTCCGCGACGTGTCGTTTACAGCGAAACCTGGCGAGACGATCGCGCTCGTCGGCTCGACGGGCTCTGGAAAATCAACGACGCTCGGGCTTTTGCATCGGGCCTTCGATCCAGACAGCGGCTCTGTGAAAATCGACGGCGTCGACATCCGCGAATTCACTCTAAGCTCGCTTCGCCGCAACATCGGCGTCGTCTTTCAAGAGCCGATGCTGTTTGCGCGATCGATCGAAGAAAATCTGCGAATCGGCAATCCGGACGCGACAGACGAGGAGATCGCCCATGCGCTCGAACTGGCGCAGGCGACGGAATTCGTCGCGCATCAGAGCGACGGGCGGGCGACGCGCGTCGGCGAACGCGGCCGCTCGCTCTCGGGCGGCGAGCGCCAGCGGCTCTCGATCGCCCGGGCGCTGTTGAAAAACCCGCCGATCATGGTCTTTGACGAGGCGACCTCGGCGCTCGACGCGACGACCGAGCGGATGATCCAAAAGGCGCTGGAGGCGGCGATGAAGGGCCGCACGACCTTCGTCATCGCCCATCGGCTGGCGACGGTGCGCAACGCCGACCGCATCCTCGTCTTCGATCAGGGCGAGATCGTCGAGAGCGGCGGCTTCGACGAATTGGTCGCGAAAGGCGGTCGCTTCGCGATGCTCGCGGCGGCGCAGTTCATGACCGAGCCCACCGTTTCGACGACGCCGCTCGACGGGGTTTACGAAGCCGGCGCGCAGCAGCCGGCGGGGTAGGCCACGCAATGGCGCGCACCTTTTTGTCCACCACCGTTTGGACTTTTTTGAGTCTAGTCTTTTTGAAAGACACGCACGCTATGCCATTTCCGGTTGATATCACGTTTCAACGAGAAATCGTACCTCGCCCGCCTGCACCGATTTTGCTAGGGTTTAGCTGATGTCGCTCCTCCCTTCCACAACCAAGGTCTTTGATACGTATTGGCGTTTTGCAGCCGAGCGATTGGCGATGTATTATTGCCGCCTCGAAAACTCGGTTGGTCCGTGGACTGAGGATCGGATTTTACGCGAGTATCGCTTCACGAACACGTTTCGTGCAGCGGATCGTGTCAGCCAATATCTTATCAGAGAGGTTCAATATCGTAACGATCGCTCTCAGACACCCGTCGACGTCTTTTTTCGAACAATGCTTTTCAAACTATTTAACCGCATTGAAACGTGGGAGCGGCTCGAGAGGGAATTAGGTCCCTTGAACTGGCAAAGCGCTCAAATGGATTCGATAGCAGGCGTCCTCGACCGAATGGCGGAAAGGGGCCATCGCCTATATTCGGCCGCTTATATCATGCCCTCGCCGGCGTTCGGTTATCCGCGTAAGCACACCAACCATCTAGCGCTGCTAACGAGAATGATGCACGATGGACTGCCAGGTAGACTCACTCGCGCTAAAAGCTTGTGCTCAGCTTATGAGATGATTTTGGATTATCCGGGGTTGGGACCATTTTTAGCATTTCAATACACAATTGACTTGAATTACTCCACGCTTCTTGAATTCGACGAAGGAGATTTCGTCGTAGCCGGTCCTGGAGCTCTCGACGGCATCGCCAAATGTTTTAAGCAGAACGGCTTAGCCAGCCCCGAAGCTATTATATATGCTATGGTTGATTGTCAGGAGGAGGAATTCGCGCGCCGCGGTCTTAATTTTGGGGGACTCTTCGGTCGACGACTTCATCCCATCGATTGCCAAAACCTCTTCTGCGAGATTTCGAAGTACGCTCGCATTGCTCATCCCGATGCGGCGGGTCTATCTGGTCGAACCCGTATCAAGCAGCGCTATCGGTCGACAGTTCGCTCAGAAAATATTCCTCCCTACTTTCCGCCTAAGTGGAGACTGGAGCCTTATCCACTGAAAGTTATATCTCCGATACGAAGCGAGCCCGCTCAATTATTTCTCTTTTAGGGAGCAGAAAAATATCAGTCGTCTGCCAGGGCAATCGCTGTGCAATAGAATTCGCCTGTGGCTCCTCGCAATGTCGTGGTGCGAAAAGAAATTATATTTCGATCCCAAAAAGCTTTTCGAACAAGGCCGGCTGTCTTCACGCTAATTTCATTGCCTTCGAGTTCTCTAATTTGCAGTGCCGAAAGATTGGGCTCACTGGGCTCGAGACCCACGGCACCGAGGACGGCGCGTTTTATGACTTCAACGCGTGTCGCATCATCTATTGCCCGACTGCTATCGTTGCTGTCTTGCACTTGGGAGGGGAACTCCTGTTTAAGCTCGTCTGCGGCGACGCGGGCCGATCCAATGCCCGCCACCTTGCCGGTCAGCCGCACGGAAACCTCTGGCTTAAAACTGATCAAGCGCTTGTTCAGATCCACAACTACAGTTCCCTGTTCCTCACACCGTAAACGATGGAACAAATCATGGCCATTTACGATGGCGTCCTCCCACTCCCAGTATCGGTTATTCGCGACTTCTAGGCCCGCTACGAGGCTGTGGATGAACTTTAAAAAGCGAAACGTGATTTCCGTTCGATCTGGAAAGAGACGCACGGCGATATCGGGCTCTCGTCCACCTCGCTGCTCGGCAAGGCGCTCGCCTTCGGAATGAATGGCCTTAATGATCGCTTCCTCTACGATCCTCGCGCGGGCGCCATCCTCGACCTCGTCAATTGAAGGATTGGCCTTTCTTTTCCGCTTCATTAGATCGCGCAAGACTGGGGACCAACCAAGCTTTGCCGCGTTTGCAATGTGCATGACGTCGTGAAAGCGATATCCGTCGTCATCATAAGCGTTGTCGGTGAGATCATCGCCTAGGCGCCTGCCGTCGAAGTACATGCGTGACCGGCCCTTTGCGATCGTCACGAATGCGACCTCGAATTGGCGAGGAAACTGCTGAAGCGGCAGGCATCCTTCATCGTGTAATGGTGTTGGGTGCGATCTGTCTCGTCTGAAAGAAACCTTCTTTATATTTTTCTGCGCGATATCGCTTAAATTCAGTTTGTAGATACTTGCCAAGGCGGATACGTTCCAAGCGATCTCACCAAGCAAGTCGTTTATCGACCGGTCGGAAAGACCTGTGTTGAGTTCTAGTTCGATCGCTGGAAGCTGTCGTCGCAAAAGCTGCGCGCTGAGCTGCCACAGTAACGCCAAGCACACTACAACCAAGGTCTTAGGCTCGGTGCGGGCCGTTAAATAAGCTATCGACTGATAGTCCTCGAACTTCATACGCTTTGTACGTTTCGGGAAATTCTTTGCCGCCCGAAGGAACTCATCTCGCTTAAGTGGATCAAGGACGCAGCGAATGCGGTTCGCGCGAGCGTCGTCCCCTTCAATCTCTCGCTTTATGTTGGCGATGTCATGCGCAAAAATATTAATCGGCTTCTGTGGGTTAGCGATACCTGCGAGGGAAAAGCAGTACCAGATGACGTCACCCAACTCCTCAATGATCTCTTCGTTTGCAGCATCCCACTGTTCATCTCCACCCTCGGCAAGAAGGCGCTTCTTAATTGCTGAGACAACTGAACCTATTTCGGATGCAAGGCCGTAGGTGGCAATATCGAGTCTTACCTTTTCGGGTTTACCCACTGATTGATCAGTTGATCGCACAAATGTGTCGTAAGCGGATACAAGCATCAGACGCTCGTTTCGAATTAATAAAGAAAAAACGGACAAATTTTTTCTATGACCAAGCTCCCGGTCGCCCGCGACAACCCCGCTCCGGCAAGGTCTCAAACCACTCGTTTACAGCCGCCACAAATGCGCTTGAATACCTGGAACGAGCATCTCGGACGTTCGGGTAAAGATCGTCTCCCTCAAAGTCGCGCAAGTGAGATGGTATCGCAATAGCAGCTCTGCCAAAGTACGTGAAATCGTCGCTCCATAGAACATGCTCGCAACCAGTATCACGCGCGAGATTATCGGCATTCAAGCTTCCGTCGGGAAAGCTATGATGAGATCGCTCTTGAAGCCATCCACCCCTTTCGTCGTGATGATAGATGTTGTCGCCATAAGCGCGGCTTTGGTTGCCCTTGAAGAACGGACGCTTAATCGTAAAGCGCGGATTATCCCAGTAGTCTTGAAAGCTACATTTTCCGGTTACGCGCAGGACGCAAATTATGCGTCCCAAAAGCCCGTTTTTCTTACAACCACAACCGACAACAATGTCACCGAGCTGCGCGGACGAACGTATCCTCGGTTTGCATGTTGCAAGCGTACAAACGCCGTGAAATGGGTTAGGAGCGAATCCATAATCGCGTGCAATCTTGTATGAGAATACCCGCATAGCTGTTCACATAGTTAGCCGGGAGTCTTATTGGCAACGAATATGGACAGTCGCGCGGTCAGAGACTATTGACCGGTCCGGTTTCTCCCATATCTCAGCGCCGCTGATAGCGTCAGCAAGACGCTCGCTACCGAGCCGCAACATTGACTCGGCCTGATCTTCAAAGGTGGGCGGGTATTTCATTCGAGCGCCCGCGACAATGCCAATGGTTCTCTTTCCAAGCTGGTTAGAAAGACCCGCCGCATCACCCAAAATGCAGTCTTCATTTTCCATTTCAGGCAGCAAGAAAACACATAAACTTGATCCTGAAATGCAAGCAACGAGGGCAGCAGGTAGCTCTGTTTCACCAGCTTGCGCCGCGATGGCGGCATCATTCTCCACTTTTACCTCGCAGACGGTATAGCCACTTCCCTCAAGGCCAGCCCTCACTTTGTGGCGACCAGCCTCGGTAGCAGTGACGTACACGAGGCACGCTCTCTTTTCTTCGGACAATTCGACTTGCTCCATAACGATCCTCAGCGGCAAATGAAATTCAACTTTTGGTCGACTGCTCGTCGGACAAGACAGCCGAACGAATCGGACCCGCCTTACCCAGAAATTTCGGCCCAATTGGCCTTCCGGTCAATCGGGCGCTGGGTGAGGTGTGCGTAACTGCTAAGGACGCGCTAAACGTGAAATTTCAAAAAAAAGCCGCGCCCCTTTCAGGGCGCGGCCGCAGGCTTCAAAACGCGATCTTCTTAGCGGATCACGTAAGGCAGCAGGCCCAAGAAGCGGGCGCGCTTGATCGCCTGCGCGAGTTCGCGCTGCTTCTTGGCCGAAACGGCGGTGATGCGCGAGGGCACGATCTTGCCGCGCTCGCTGATGTAGCGGGACAGCAGACGCGTGTCCTTATAGTCGATCTTCGGCGCGTTGGCGCCGGTGAACGGGCAGGACTTGCGGCGGCGGAAGAAGGGACGGCGCGGGGCGGTGCTCATTCGACCTCTCCTTCAACCTTGCCTTCTTCACGACGCGGGCGACGCTCGGGACGATCTCCCCGGTCGCCTCGATCCCCGCGATCGCCTCTGTCGCCGCGCGGGCCGCGGCGCTCGCCGCGGTCGTCGTCTTCACGTTTGCGAAGCTGCGCGGAGGGACCCTCCTCCAGCTCGTCGACGCGCAGCGTCAGCACGCGCAAAATATCTTCGTTGATGCTCTGCTGGCGCTGCATCTCGGCGAGCGCCGCCGGCGGCGCGTCGATGTTCATCAGGGTGAAATGCGCCTTGCGGTTCTTGTTGATCCGATAGGCGAGCGACTTGACGCCCCAATATTCGGTCTTGCCGACCGTGCCGCCGAGCGACGCGATGACGTTTTTGAACTGCGCGGTCAGAGCCTCCACCTGCTGGGGAGAAACATCCTGACGCGCGAGATAGACATGCTCGTAAAGAGGCATGGATTTTCGCCTTTCCGTTGCCGCGAGCCGCTCCGGCGCCAAGCCCTTCGAGCGCTTCTTGGGGACCTGCCCCCGGAAAGGCTCGAGAAGGAAAGTTCGAAGGCGGAGGCACGGGAAGACGGGCATTTAAACCCTCGCTCTCTGCCCATATTCTCGTCCGAAAGCGCTTTGTGCGTTTCGGGAATATGCGCTCGAGCGCTTCCGTTCAGCCCCCGGCCGGGAACGTCGCGATCGGCGGTTTATACGCAGCTTTAAGCAGGATGCAAGAGCGCACGGCCTCGCGGCTTGCCGCAGGGCGGCTCCGCCAGTATGGTCGCGCCGTCAAGCCGCCGCCAGGAGAGACGAGATGACGCGGAAAATCCGAGTGTTCGCGCTGCTGGCGGCCCTCTCCGCGCTGCTGTCCGCCTGCGACAAATGCGGCGGCTTCCAGGAAATCCGCGTTCCCGGCCAGCCGCACGCCTGCAGGGACGGCGTGGCGCACTGACGCCTTCCCAGCCAGCGCAAGCCGTTTGATATAGAGTGTCGTCCTGACGATTAGGCGCGCCGGAGCCCCATTTGTCGAACGCCAGCACCTTCCTCGACATGAAGCGCCGAGGCGAGAAAATCGTGGTCGTCACCGCCTATGACGCGCCGACCGCGCGCATCGAGGCGGAAGCCGGCGTCGACATTATCCTCGTCGGCGACAGCGTCGGGGTGAATGTTCTGGGCTATGCGCATGAGCGCGAGGTGACGCTCGCCGATATGGCGCATCATATCGCGGCGGTGCGGCGCGGCGCGCCCGAAATCTACATCATCGGCGATTTGCCCTATGCGACCTATGACACGCCCCAGCAGGCGATCGAAAGTTCGCGCCTGCTGCGCGAAGCTGGCGCCGATTGCGTGAAATTCGAAGGCGCGCAGCTCGAAATCATGCGCGCCTTGACGGCGGCGGGCTTCGACGTGTGCGCTCATATCGGCCTTGAATCGCAGCATCACGACGTGAAGCGGCGCCAGGGCAAGACGGCGGAGGCCGCCGCGAAACTTTATCAGGACGCGCTGGCGCTCGACGCCGCCGGACAGAAATTTGTGGTGCTGGAGCTTGTGCCGCAGGAACTCGCGGCGCGGATCACGCAAGCGATCGGCGCGCCGACGATCGGCATCGGCGCCGGCGCCGCGACGGATGGACAGGTGCTCGTCGTCAACGATCTTGCCGGGATCACCGCGCGTGAATTCAAGCACAACCGCCGCTACGGCGCCGTTGGCGCGGCGCTGCGCGAGGCCGTCGGGGCCTATGCGCGCGACGTTCGCGCCGGGCGCTTTCCGGCGCAGGAGCACGCCTTTCACATGGCTGACGACGAACGCTCCGCCTTCGAGCGCGCGGCGCGCGGCGGGTCTTAATCCGCTCCGATGACCATGGGCGGCGCGCCGGCGAGACGCCGCCGCCACATGTCTTCGAACAGCGATTCCAGCGCGCGCGTGTAGGCATAGACGTCGAAGAGCGCCGTCGTCAGGCGATTGGCGGCGAGCTTGGCCCGCAGTTCGGCGCAACGGACGGGGTCGCCCGCCAAGACCAGCGCGATCTCCAAATATTCGTCAAAATCCGCCGCGATCAACTCCGGCAAACCGATTGCATGCAACAGGCTTCCGGCCACGCGCGAGGGAAAGGTCTCGCCGGCGCAGGTCACGATCGGCACGCCCGCCCACAGCGCGTCGCTCGCCGTCGTATGTGATCCGAAGGGCGCCGTGTCGAGCGCGAGATCGGCGAGTTGCAGGCGCGCCAGATGTTCGGCCTGCGGCAAATGCGGCGCGAAGATCATCCGCGCGGCGTCAATTCCGCGTCTGCGCATTTCATTGCGGAGATTGCCTTCCGCCAGCATCGCCGCCGAGAGCCATAGCACCGCGCCCGGCGTCGCCTCGAGCAGTCGCGCCCAAAGATCGAAGATAAAGGGCGTGAGCTTATAGGCCTGATTGAAGCAGCAATAAACGAAGCCTTCCGCCGGCAGACCGGCGGCGGCCCGCGACGGCGGCGCGCGCAGCGGCGTCCCGCGCCCGTGCGGCTGATAGGCGTGCGGCAGATAGGCGAAGGCTTCCGAATAGGCCGACGCCGACGACGGCGGCGTGACATAGCGATCGGTCACGATGTAATCGCACACGCCCGTTCCGAGCGTGCCGGGATAGCCGAGATAATTGACCTGAACGGGCGCCGGCCGCAGCATCATCACGCTGGTGCGCGCGCCATGGGTGAAGCCCTTGAGGTCGACCAGAATATCGACGCCGTCCGCATTGATGAGGCGCGCGGCCTCGGCGTCGGTCAGCTGCGAAATGTCGGCGAAAGCGTCGAAGGCGGCCCGCAGCCGAGTCCGCATCGCCCCCTCGACGCCGCAATAGCTGTAAGCGCGAATCTCGAAGCGGGCGCGATCATGCGCCTCGAGCGTCTCGACGAGAAGATGCGCGGTCGCATGCTCGTGGAAGTCGTTTGACAGATAGCCGACGCGGATCCTGCTGCGGGCGGAGAGGTCGAAGCGCATCGCGA
Above is a genomic segment from Methylocystis rosea containing:
- a CDS encoding MazG nucleotide pyrophosphohydrolase domain-containing protein, with the translated sequence MLVSAYDTFVRSTDQSVGKPEKVRLDIATYGLASEIGSVVSAIKKRLLAEGGDEQWDAANEEIIEELGDVIWYCFSLAGIANPQKPINIFAHDIANIKREIEGDDARANRIRCVLDPLKRDEFLRAAKNFPKRTKRMKFEDYQSIAYLTARTEPKTLVVVCLALLWQLSAQLLRRQLPAIELELNTGLSDRSINDLLGEIAWNVSALASIYKLNLSDIAQKNIKKVSFRRDRSHPTPLHDEGCLPLQQFPRQFEVAFVTIAKGRSRMYFDGRRLGDDLTDNAYDDDGYRFHDVMHIANAAKLGWSPVLRDLMKRKRKANPSIDEVEDGARARIVEEAIIKAIHSEGERLAEQRGGREPDIAVRLFPDRTEITFRFLKFIHSLVAGLEVANNRYWEWEDAIVNGHDLFHRLRCEEQGTVVVDLNKRLISFKPEVSVRLTGKVAGIGSARVAADELKQEFPSQVQDSNDSSRAIDDATRVEVIKRAVLGAVGLEPSEPNLSALQIRELEGNEISVKTAGLVRKAFWDRNIISFRTTTLRGATGEFYCTAIALADD
- the rpsR gene encoding 30S ribosomal protein S18, with the protein product MSTAPRRPFFRRRKSCPFTGANAPKIDYKDTRLLSRYISERGKIVPSRITAVSAKKQRELAQAIKRARFLGLLPYVIR
- a CDS encoding HPr kinase/phosphorylase, whose protein sequence is MTPPQASEYVHANALVLGAFGLLLRGPSGAGKSALSLQLVADWRARGAFAALIGDDRVALEARHGRLIARPHPSIRGIIEARGLGLLRVAYEPACVLRAVIDLLACGESPKRYPDEEEATTRLSGVTLPRMFENAAEVGAVARIAAYIQNVATN
- a CDS encoding UDP-N-acetylglucosamine-peptide N-acetylglucosaminyltransferase, which encodes MKSISRSRAMCEWDDFDTAAPQIRAALAMSDGPATPPFLLLSEPGITAGEQRACSESWTAARLLAAGPLRASLAMRFDLSARSRIRVGYLSNDFHEHATAHLLVETLEAHDRARFEIRAYSYCGVEGAMRTRLRAAFDAFADISQLTDAEAARLINADGVDILVDLKGFTHGARTSVMMLRPAPVQVNYLGYPGTLGTGVCDYIVTDRYVTPPSSASAYSEAFAYLPHAYQPHGRGTPLRAPPSRAAAGLPAEGFVYCCFNQAYKLTPFIFDLWARLLEATPGAVLWLSAAMLAEGNLRNEMRRRGIDAARMIFAPHLPQAEHLARLQLADLALDTAPFGSHTTASDALWAGVPIVTCAGETFPSRVAGSLLHAIGLPELIAADFDEYLEIALVLAGDPVRCAELRAKLAANRLTTALFDVYAYTRALESLFEDMWRRRLAGAPPMVIGAD
- a CDS encoding glucan ABC transporter ATP-binding protein/ permease; the encoded protein is MSVFKVYVRVLGLLRPQARLALILVAANLALAISAFAEPILFGRIIDRMTRAQAPGATLTWSDLLPLVSAWAAFGLFSIGGAILVGLNADRLAHRRRLAIMSDYFDHVLSLPLSFHTNVHSGRLLKIMLDGANAMSGLWLSFFRENCASFVALFVLLPATLFVNWRLGSLLMALVVIFYFVTSFVLRRTEDLQGQVERYNSTLAEHASDALGNIPVVQSFTRIESESHALNRIIDDVIAAQMPVLSWWAFVAVASRASATLTILAIFLLGIWLHLRGLATIGEIVAFMSFATMLIARLEQAVGFVNVLFQQSAKIAEFFGVIDTPASVADRPHARDAERLVGAVEFDNVTFAYDGRRPAVRDVSFTAKPGETIALVGSTGSGKSTTLGLLHRAFDPDSGSVKIDGVDIREFTLSSLRRNIGVVFQEPMLFARSIEENLRIGNPDATDEEIAHALELAQATEFVAHQSDGRATRVGERGRSLSGGERQRLSIARALLKNPPIMVFDEATSALDATTERMIQKALEAAMKGRTTFVIAHRLATVRNADRILVFDQGEIVESGGFDELVAKGGRFAMLAAAQFMTEPTVSTTPLDGVYEAGAQQPAG
- a CDS encoding HPr family phosphocarrier protein, coding for MNDLVTDKLHQTAAEDAMSRELAIVNKKGLHARATAKFVQCCEKFDAVITVSRGDETVGGSSIMGILTLGASQGTTIAVTATGPQAKAALDALETLVANRFGEDE
- the panB gene encoding 3-methyl-2-oxobutanoate hydroxymethyltransferase, which gives rise to MKRRGEKIVVVTAYDAPTARIEAEAGVDIILVGDSVGVNVLGYAHEREVTLADMAHHIAAVRRGAPEIYIIGDLPYATYDTPQQAIESSRLLREAGADCVKFEGAQLEIMRALTAAGFDVCAHIGLESQHHDVKRRQGKTAEAAAKLYQDALALDAAGQKFVVLELVPQELAARITQAIGAPTIGIGAGAATDGQVLVVNDLAGITAREFKHNRRYGAVGAALREAVGAYARDVRAGRFPAQEHAFHMADDERSAFERAARGGS
- a CDS encoding nucleotide kinase domain-containing protein, which gives rise to MSLLPSTTKVFDTYWRFAAERLAMYYCRLENSVGPWTEDRILREYRFTNTFRAADRVSQYLIREVQYRNDRSQTPVDVFFRTMLFKLFNRIETWERLERELGPLNWQSAQMDSIAGVLDRMAERGHRLYSAAYIMPSPAFGYPRKHTNHLALLTRMMHDGLPGRLTRAKSLCSAYEMILDYPGLGPFLAFQYTIDLNYSTLLEFDEGDFVVAGPGALDGIAKCFKQNGLASPEAIIYAMVDCQEEEFARRGLNFGGLFGRRLHPIDCQNLFCEISKYARIAHPDAAGLSGRTRIKQRYRSTVRSENIPPYFPPKWRLEPYPLKVISPIRSEPAQLFLF
- the rpsF gene encoding 30S ribosomal protein S6 — its product is MPLYEHVYLARQDVSPQQVEALTAQFKNVIASLGGTVGKTEYWGVKSLAYRINKNRKAHFTLMNIDAPPAALAEMQRQQSINEDILRVLTLRVDELEEGPSAQLRKREDDDRGERRGPRGDRGDRGDRGDRGDRPERRPRREEGKVEGEVE
- a CDS encoding PTS sugar transporter subunit IIA, giving the protein MIGMVLVTHGHLATEFRAALEHVVGPQKQIAAISIGPEDDMERRRGDIIEAIREADSGEGVVLLTDMFGGTPSNLAISVMDGGKVEVLAGVNLPMLIKLASVRDTQPLEQAVLQAQDAGRKYVYIASKVLNAK